A window of the Phaenicophaeus curvirostris isolate KB17595 chromosome 9, BPBGC_Pcur_1.0, whole genome shotgun sequence genome harbors these coding sequences:
- the HMX2 gene encoding homeobox protein HMX2, producing MSVKEDPGKGCAAAAPLSSFTIQSILGSGSAEPPRGAGRAAWPPRARTLSLSSEDEDPEESWKHRGCFCPEAHGPAEPCHKHQPLGFTCLGGAKGSGAAGSGERGPFVPPPPQDCKEEQEKALGPGSPSCGERPRDGGERQGGAAKKKTRTVFSRSQVYQLESTFDMKRYLSSSERACLASSLQLTETQVKTWFQNRRNKWKRQLSAELEAANMAHASAQTLVGMPLVFRDNSLLRVPVPRSIAFPAPLYYPGSNLSALPLYNLYNKIDY from the exons ATGAGCGTCAAGGAAGACCCCGGCAAGGGCTGCGCGGCGGCCGCCCCCCTCTCCAGTTTCACCATCCAGTCGATCCTGGGCAGCGGAAGCGCCGAGCCCCCCCGGGGGGCGGGCAGGGCGGCCTGGCCCCCCCGCGCCAGgaccctctccctctcctcggAGGACGAGGATCCCGAGGAGAGCTGGAAGCACCGCGGCTGCTTCTGCCCCGAGGCTCACGGCCCCGCCGAGCCGTGCCACAAGCATCAGCCCCTCGGCTTCACCTGCCTCG GCGGCGCCAAGGGGAGCGGAGCGGCGGGCAGCGGGGAGCGGGGCCCCTTCGTGCCGCCTCCCCCGCAGGACTgtaaggaggagcaggagaaggcGCTGGGCCCGGGCTCGCCGAGCTGCGGGGAGCGGCCCCGCGACGGCGGGGAGCGGCAGGGCGGCGCAGCCAAGAAGAAGACGCGCACGGTGTTCAGCCGCAGCCAGGTCTACCAGCTCGAATCCACCTTCGACATGAAGCGCTACCTGAGCAGCTCGGAGCGCGCCTGCCTGGCCTCCAGCCTGCAGCTCACCGAGACCCAGGTGAAGACCTGGTTCCAGAACCGCAGGAACAAGTGGAAGCGGCAGCTCTCGGCCGAGCTGGAGGCGGCCAACATGGCCCACGCCTCGGCGCAGACTCTGGTGGGGATGCCGCTGGTGTTCAGAGACAATTCCCTGCTGCGGGTGCCCGTGCCGCGCTCCATCGCCTTCCCGGCCCCTCTCTACTACCCCGGCAGCAACCTCTCGGCGCTACCGCTCTACAACCTCTACAACAAGATCGACTACTGA
- the BUB3 gene encoding mitotic checkpoint protein BUB3 isoform X2 — translation MKTMTGSNEFKLNQTPDDGISSVKFSPNTSQFLLVSSWDTTVRLYDVPANTMRLKYQHSGAVLDCAFYDPTHAWSGGLDQQLKMHDLNTDQENLVGAHDAPIRCVEYCPEVNVMVTGSWDQTVKLWDPRTPCNAGTFSQPEKVYTLSVSGDRLIVGTAGRRVLVWDLRNMGYVQQRRESSLKYQTRCIRAFPNKQGYVLSSIEGRVAVEYLDPSPEIQKKKYAFKCHRLKENNIEQIYPVNAISFHNVHNTFATGGSDGFVNIWDPFNKKRLCQFHRYPTSIASLAFSNDGTTLAIASSYMYEMDDIEHPEDGIYIRQVTDAETKPK, via the exons ATGAAAACG ATGACAGGATCAAACGAGTTCAAACTAAATCAGACTCCAGATGATGGGATTTCATCAGTGAAGTTTAGTCCAAATACATCTCAGTTTCTGCTTGTTTCATCCTGGGACACAACTGTCCGGCTCTATGATGTTCCTGCCAACACCATGAGACTCAAATATCAGCATTCCGGAGCTGTCCTGGACTGTGCTTTTTAT GACCCTACCCATGCCTGGAGTGGAGGATTAGATCAGCAGTTGAAGATGCACGATCTGAACACAGACCAAG AAAACCTCGTTGGTGCCCATGATGCTCCCATCAGGTGTGTTGAGTATTGCCCAGAAGTGAATGTCATGGTGACGGGAAGCTGGGATCAGACGGTTAAGCTGTGGGATCCCAGAACTCCTTGTAATGCAGGGACCTTCTCTCAGCCTGAAAAG GTGTACACACTTTCTGTGTCTGGAGACAGACTGATTGTGGGGACGGCTGGCCGGAGGGTGCTGGTGTGGGATTTGCGGAACATGGGTTATGTTCAGCAGCGCAGAGAATCTAGCCTGAAATACCAGACCCGCTGTATCAGAGCGTTTCCGAACAAACAG GGCTATGTGTTGAGTTCTATTGAAGGCCGTGTGGCGGTGGAATATTTGGATCCGAGTCCAGAAATCCAGAAGAAGAAATATGCATTCAAATGTCACCGCTTGAAGGAAAACAACATTGAGCAGATTTATCCAGTCAATGCTATTTCGTTCCATAATGTCCACAACACGTTTGCTACAG GTGGTTCCGACGGATTTGTAAACATCTGGGATCCGTTCAATAAGAAGCGGCTGTGCCAGTTCCATCGGTATCCCACCAGCATAGCATCGCTTGCCTTCAGCAATGACGGAACCACCCTGGCGATTGCCTCTTCATACATGTACGAAATGGATGACATTGAGCACCCTGAAGATGGTATCTATATTCGCCAAGTGACAGACGCAGAAACAAAGCCGAAGTGA
- the BUB3 gene encoding mitotic checkpoint protein BUB3 isoform X1, with translation MKTMTGSNEFKLNQTPDDGISSVKFSPNTSQFLLVSSWDTTVRLYDVPANTMRLKYQHSGAVLDCAFYDPTHAWSGGLDQQLKMHDLNTDQENLVGAHDAPIRCVEYCPEVNVMVTGSWDQTVKLWDPRTPCNAGTFSQPEKVYTLSVSGDRLIVGTAGRRVLVWDLRNMGYVQQRRESSLKYQTRCIRAFPNKQGYVLSSIEGRVAVEYLDPSPEIQKKKYAFKCHRLKENNIEQIYPVNAISFHNVHNTFATGGSDGFVNIWDPFNKKRLCQFHRYPTSIASLAFSNDGTTLAIASSYMYEMDDIEHPEDGIYIRQVTDAETKPKST, from the exons ATGAAAACG ATGACAGGATCAAACGAGTTCAAACTAAATCAGACTCCAGATGATGGGATTTCATCAGTGAAGTTTAGTCCAAATACATCTCAGTTTCTGCTTGTTTCATCCTGGGACACAACTGTCCGGCTCTATGATGTTCCTGCCAACACCATGAGACTCAAATATCAGCATTCCGGAGCTGTCCTGGACTGTGCTTTTTAT GACCCTACCCATGCCTGGAGTGGAGGATTAGATCAGCAGTTGAAGATGCACGATCTGAACACAGACCAAG AAAACCTCGTTGGTGCCCATGATGCTCCCATCAGGTGTGTTGAGTATTGCCCAGAAGTGAATGTCATGGTGACGGGAAGCTGGGATCAGACGGTTAAGCTGTGGGATCCCAGAACTCCTTGTAATGCAGGGACCTTCTCTCAGCCTGAAAAG GTGTACACACTTTCTGTGTCTGGAGACAGACTGATTGTGGGGACGGCTGGCCGGAGGGTGCTGGTGTGGGATTTGCGGAACATGGGTTATGTTCAGCAGCGCAGAGAATCTAGCCTGAAATACCAGACCCGCTGTATCAGAGCGTTTCCGAACAAACAG GGCTATGTGTTGAGTTCTATTGAAGGCCGTGTGGCGGTGGAATATTTGGATCCGAGTCCAGAAATCCAGAAGAAGAAATATGCATTCAAATGTCACCGCTTGAAGGAAAACAACATTGAGCAGATTTATCCAGTCAATGCTATTTCGTTCCATAATGTCCACAACACGTTTGCTACAG GTGGTTCCGACGGATTTGTAAACATCTGGGATCCGTTCAATAAGAAGCGGCTGTGCCAGTTCCATCGGTATCCCACCAGCATAGCATCGCTTGCCTTCAGCAATGACGGAACCACCCTGGCGATTGCCTCTTCATACATGTACGAAATGGATGACATTGAGCACCCTGAAGATGGTATCTATATTCGCCAAGTGACAGACGCAGAAACAAAGCCGAA gTCTACTTAG